The genomic stretch tgttttattagaattaaattatttaatggcattaatatctttttattaaagaaataggttttaataaaacatattaagttttctttttctattctatattttaataaaatctctcttgAAAGTGTGACTCGAtgctttattataatcaaattattttaatggcaTTAATATCTCcgttaataaatgaaaaacatcACGCGCCGTTAAGAAATTTCAAATGCGATGAAATTTCGGGTAGACGAGCGAATTTGAACGATCACGTGATCGAATTTCAGTAACTGCACATTAGTGTGCATCGCGCTTCCGTCTCGTGTGGATCGAAGAGCGATCGTTTCGCGTTCCTGAATCTCGTGCACGAACGAGTACCGGGAGTGCCGAATCACCGACGACGGACGATAGTCTCAGTGTATTAATTGTTCTCCGTGATCGCGATTAGTATATCTTTCGATCGATGCCCGTCCGTCGTCTCGTATTACGACGCGAAGGACCCCCCCCCCGGCCCACCGTCTTCTTATTGTCAGATAAATTTCGTAGCATTGGACAAGCGTCGCGAGTGCCTTTCAACATTCGGAATATCGAGGATTATCGAGCAGCATGAAGGAGCATCGAGAGAAGCATCGGAGAGATCATTCCAACGGATTAATCGCGACAAGATCCCGTTTATCCCTGATATCTCGCGTAACGGTCAATGTTCACGTCCGCCATGATCGGCCCGGGTGTGCTTCTCTGTTTGCGATTTGCCCGACGACCGAAATCGCATCGCGCCCGCGACGAGTCCGACAGTGCTGAGTAAATCTGCGGGCGATTACTTTATGTCATACTTTAATCCGCTCGATCATGACGCGTTTTCCGATGTCTATGATCGGCGTCCGTGTCTCGTTAAATTCCGTTGTCcatgatagaaaaatttgcgCGTCTTTCGTGAAGTTGATCGAGTGTCGGGAGTGCCGAGTATATATACGGGCGATCGTAATTAAAAGTTCAATCGCGGTAGAATTTTTTCTGGACATTCTGATGCCATATATGACCGAGCTGACTTTTACAAGTGCATTATGAAGAACATTATTAAGAACGGTATTGTCGAAAAGCATCGAGATTGCCGTAGAGAGGATTAAATCGAGAGAGGTGAATGTATTTCGTTGGACTGCGGGCCGGTGagtctttatatatatcatttcacACGTATTATCTGCTTCTTGTGAATTTTTTCCATCGTGTAGTATCTTGTTACACATTTCCTCAAATTATCTGGAATTGTCAGAAAAGGTCCTTTACCCCTCCCTTTGCTACTCGCGTGATTCGGCGAACGCTTCATGTTAGTCAAAACAATTCTTGCGCTTGTTCGACGAATACACGCCGCTTTATCTGATTTCCCTGAAACGATCGACACGAATATCGTGACCTGACTTATGCCCGTGCTTTTTTTGTgttagtaatataatttggtacaattgaaaaataattgaataaaagatatattttttttaactaaagcaatattttatatgaaaatataattattatttttaaagaaaattactcgaaaaataaaaatgtgatgatttatttttgtaatctctttaaaaacaaaattaaggatatataagttaatattaaatattgtatttattaaacttttgcaGCGCGCTTttcattttgattattatatacatatttgcctagataataattttattttgtataataatttatactcgCCCCATTCTTTCTGTGCCCCGATatgaaagtttttaatatttgtgatataaatgcaatagagtatattttgcacaaataaatgcaaaatacaaaaattttataataaaaatgataatttataacaaaatatatatatatgaaacatgtcagatcaatatcaaaaaatgtataaacaataatttatattggagAACTTGcacagttatttttttagagatattaatctctaaatctctaaattttatttattaaataaaatattgtaaaaataaaacatttcttgtGGGCAGTCGATAATATCTAACTCGAAACGACGTTAGCAGTTTCATTGCCAAGGACTGCTATCGCTCAGTTGGTTAGATTATTTCGGTCGATAATTCGAGATGTTCTTTGTAAATCATTGGTAGTAATGTTGATATAAAGGTTCTTCAAAGGTTATTGTTTCGATTTGGAACGACGTTAGCTATTTCATTGTCAGAGGACGCTAATGTCGCTCAGTTGATTACACTCAGGGTATTCGATCGATAATTTGAGATGTTTGATATTTCCTCATGGAAACGTGATGTCGTAGCGTAGCAAAGCAACAACAGCTTCGTCGTTACTAAACAACATAAAACGATACGAATTACTGTGGCCTTTTcttcgtaaaataattaacagttTATAAacgaatattcaaaaataatgacgAAAAAGGAGGATCAATTTGATGGAATGTTGTTGGCATTGGCGCAACAACATGAAGGCGGTGTGAAAGACGtaagttttattcttttcctgATTGAGGTTAACCCATGATAAGATTTACATTAAGCTTTCTTTTTTAGTTATTAGATACCTTCTTCAGTTTCCTGGCGAGAAAAACAGACTTTTATACTGGAGGCGGTGAAGGGGCAGCTGAACaagtaattatctttatttgttgtatatgcataattatgtGAGATTAGTTTGGTAGATTATTCTAGAAATTTCTATAACCTGATTTCTATaaccaaaaaaattgttccttTATGTGCAGCTTGTCATGAGCAAGTTCAAGAAACACGAAGCTAACGCTTTAGCTAAAGCTGCCTCTGATAAAGCGGAAAGAGCTGAGCAAGAAAGACGACGTAAGGAGAGacttgaaaagaaaagaaaagaggaacAAGCAGAAgaagaacaaataaataacgatTCTAGAATAGTTGAACTAACTGATGAACAGGCTGTTAAATTACAAGAAGAAATAGATAACaaggtatatattttaaagattgctttaatatattatttaatatttcctgatgaaaagttatttattagaaattataataatacttaaaaatttttgcttatttacAGAAATTAGCAAAGGACATTGCTGTTGCGGGACCTAGTGGCGATCATAATGAACATTCTAAAGATGTCGAAGAGAAGAATGATGATTCTAAAGATGACAATGCAGATGcagaagaagaagatgaaaaagagaaaaataaactgaAGCCTAACAGCGGTAATGGTGCAGACATGCCGAATTACAGATGGACACAAACTCTTGGAGAAGTGGAAGTAAgtgcatattcttatttttctttatcactaTTAATTACACacgctaaaatattttttttatctacaaaaaatatttaaagaaatagaatattttgaaatgctAATTTCTCGCTACAGACCGATTTaactttgtttaaatttataccgaataaataagttttgtaAGTTacacgatatataaaaatgtgtcgaTAGGTAGTAGAAATCAATAGATTAAGATACTCACcctgtgatatattttattttttgattgtgAATATTATTCGATATGCTGCAAAAGATAGGTAGAAATGAAACgacatttgatatatttgacagTTCCTTGTTGAATCGACGATTAATTAATACGCATATAATATCACAGACGCGAAAAGGGATCGACACAACTGCCCCTCATTACTTTTCCAtttatgtttgaaatattcCATTTATCTCTGGAATAACATGCCGATGGAaatcaaagtttattttaaggCAATTTGTGTTAGTGAGAATTAAGTTACGCGGGGTCCTAAATAGATATTCGCTATCTTGGTTCCATCTCGTCGATTGCATCCAAACTGTCTGTCggttttcattattaaaatgcgatcagatttgaaattttattagacgATCAGGATTGGTGACATTATGCTTTTcgtactctttctctcttcatcaGCTCTCGATAATATTGACGCGATTTACAATGAACAATAAATCAGTTGAGAACCAAGGAAGAGAAGCGTCGTTGcgctaaaaatacattttatttggaGCAATCACGAACCGCATCATGTATCACTGTCGTCCGTAACCCCTTACCACATATATCTtatgcgaaaaaatatatatgtgcagaAAGTGTCATAATCATGTATAAAATGGTGAAGAAATTTTAGAGAAAGTTGCTTGTGCTCTAAATAACACGCATTAGCGGTAAGGggtcaattaatataaaatattacaatattcgtCGAATCGTGTCCCGCGATACGAATCGAAGAAATCGTtag from Cataglyphis hispanica isolate Lineage 1 chromosome 3, ULB_Chis1_1.0, whole genome shotgun sequence encodes the following:
- the LOC126848396 gene encoding nuclear migration protein nudC: MTKKEDQFDGMLLALAQQHEGGVKDLLDTFFSFLARKTDFYTGGGEGAAEQLVMSKFKKHEANALAKAASDKAERAEQERRRKERLEKKRKEEQAEEEQINNDSRIVELTDEQAVKLQEEIDNKKLAKDIAVAGPSGDHNEHSKDVEEKNDDSKDDNADAEEEDEKEKNKLKPNSGNGADMPNYRWTQTLGEVELRVPLKVNFSARPRDVVVTITKKQLSCGLKGHPPILAGDFPHEVKLEESTWVIEDGKVLLINLEKVNKMQWWAHVITSEPEISTKKVNPEPSKLSDLDGETRGLVEKMMYDQRQKELGLPTSDEQKKQDVIKKFMQQHPEMDFSKCKFN